Proteins from a genomic interval of Motacilla alba alba isolate MOTALB_02 chromosome 11, Motacilla_alba_V1.0_pri, whole genome shotgun sequence:
- the TSHZ3 gene encoding teashirt homolog 3 — MPRRKQQAPRRAAAYVSDELKAAALVEEDVEPDENAVDGEPSAKYACPEKDFSKNCQSYQNSPAAEFSSHEMDSESHISETSDRMADFESSSIKNEEESKEVSIPLEDSTVSDSLEQMKAVYNNFLSNSYWSNLNLNLHQPISEKTNGSSSSSSSSSSSCGSGSFDWHQTAMAKTLQQVSQSRILPEPSLFSTVQLYRQSSKLYGSIFTGASKFRCKDCSAAYDTLVELTVHMNETGHYRDDNHETDNNNPKRWSKPRKRSLLEMEGKEDAQKVLKCMYCGHSFESLQDLSVHMIKTKHYQKVPLKEPVTPVAAKIIPATRKKASLELELPSSPDSTAGTPKATISDSNDALQKNSNPYITPNNRYGHQNGASYAWHFEARKSQILKCMECGSSHDTLQELTAHMMVTGHFIKVTNSAMKKGKPIIEAPATPTITSLVDEKVQSVPLAATTFTSPSNTPSSVSPKLNVEIKKEVDKERVIADDKMKDKEKSSEDEEKYDISSKYHYLTENDLEESPKGGLDILKSLENTVTSAINKAQNGTPSWGGYPSIHAAYQLPNMMKLSLGSSGKSTPLKPMFGNNELVSPTKNQPLVSPPSSQTSPVPKTNFHAMEELVKKVTEKVAKVEEKMKEPEGKLSPLKRATPSPCSSEVSEPLKMEPPSDGGFKSQQNSPVPQRDGCKDSPTVEPVENGKEPVKSIVGSLSSSTAIITDHPPEQPFVNPLSALQSVMNIHLGKAAKPSLPALDPMSMLFKMSNSLAEKAAVATPPLQSKKSDHLDRYFYHVNNDQPIDLTKGKSDKSCSLGSALLSSTSTSSASSSSTVTTAKTSAVVSFMSNSPLRENALSDISDMLKNLTESHTSKSSTPSSISEKSDIDGTTIEEPEESTPAQKRKGRQSNWNPQHLLILQAQFAASLRQTSEGKYIMSDLSPQERMHISRFTGLSMTTISHWLANVKYQLRRTGGTKFLKNLDTGHPVFFCNDCASQIRTPSTYISHLESHLGFRLRDLSKLSSEQINNQIAQAKSPSEKLVTSSPEEDIGTSYQCKLCNRTFASKHAVKLHLSKTHGKSPEDHLLYVSELEKQ, encoded by the coding sequence CCTATGTTTCAGATGAACTAAAAGCAGCAGCGCTGGTGGAAGAGGATGTGGAACCTGATGAAAATGCAGTTGATGGGGAGCCTTCAGCAAAATATGCATGTCCAGAGAAAGACTTCAGTAAGAACTGCCAAAGCTACCAAAACTCTCCCGCAGCTGAGTTCTCTAGCCATGAAATGGACAGTGAGTCCCACATCAGTGAGACAAGTGACCGCATGGCAGACTTTGAGAGCAGCTCCattaaaaatgaggaagagaGCAAGGAGGTTTCCATACCACTGGAAGACTCCACGGTGTCTGATAGTTTAGAACAAATGAAGGCAGTGTATAATAACTTCCTCTCTAATTCCTACTGGTCCAATCTCAATTTGAACCTTCACCAGCCAATTTCGGAAAAAACCAACggtagcagcagcagtagcagcagcagcagcagcagctgtggaagtGGCAGCTTTGACTGGCACCAGACTGCGATGGCCAAAACACTGCAGCAAGTTTCTCAGAGCAGAATTCTGCCAGAACCAAGCCTTTTTAGCACAGTCCAGCTGTACAGACAGAGCAGTAAGCTCTATGGCTCTATATTCACTGGAGCCAGTAAATTCCGCTGTAAAGACTGCAGTGCTGCCTACGATACTTTAGTAGAATTAACAGTGCACATGAATGAAACAGGACATTATCGAGATGACAACCACGAAACAGATAACAATAACCCCAAAAGATGGTCCAAACCTCGCAAACGTTCCTTGCTTGAAATGGAAGGGAAAGAAGATGCCCAGAAAGTGCTAAAGTGTATGTACTGTGGTCATTCATTTGAATCTCTTCAGGATTTGAGTGTTCATAtgatcaaaacaaaacactacCAAAAAGTGCCTCTGAAGGAACCTGTTACACCTGTAGCAGCAAAAATTATCCCAGCTACTAGAAAGAAAGCATCACTGGAGCTTGAACTTCCAAGTTCTCCGGACTCCACGGCTGGGACACCAAAAGCCACAATCTCAGATAGTAACGATGCACTTCAAAAGAATTCCAATCCCTACATTACGCCAAATAACCGCTACGGTCACCAGAACGGTGCCAGCTACGCCTGGCACTTTGAGGCGAGGAAATCTCAAATTCTGAAGTGCATGGAGTGTGGAAGTTCGCATGACACCCTGCAGGAGCTCACGGCTCACATGATGGTGACGGGACATTTTATTAAAGTCACTAACTCTGCCATGAAAAAAGGGAAACCAATTATAGAAGCCCCAGCCACACCGACAATAACGTCCTTAGTAGATGAGAAGGTCCAGTCTGTGCCACTAGCTGCCACCACCTTTACATCTCCTTCCAACACACCTTCTAGTGTTTCCCCTAAATTAAATGTGGAGATCAAAAAAGAAGTAGATAAGGAAAGAGTCATTGCTGATgacaaaatgaaagacaaagagAAGTCAAGCGAAGATGAGGAGAAGTATGATATCTCTTCAAAATACCATTACTTGACTGAAAATGACCTAGAAGAGAGCCCTAAGGGGGGATTAGATATATTGAAGTCTTTAGAAAACACTGTTACATCAGCTATAAACAAAGCCCAGAATGGCACACCGAGCTGGGGTGGCTACCCCAGCATTCATGCTGCCTACCAGCTGCCTAATATGATGAAGCTGTCGTTGGGCTCATCTGGGAAGAGTACACCCTTAAAACCTATGTTTGGAAACAATGAACTAGTGTCACCAACTAAAAACCAGCCCTTAGTTTCTCCACCCAGCAGTCAGACCTCACCTGTGCCAAAAACAAACTTTCATGCCATGGAAGAATTGGTAAAGAAGGTCACTGAGAAGGTGGCTAAAGTGGAGGAGAAGATGAAAGAGCCCGAAGGAAAGCTCTCTCCACTGAAGCGTGCGACGCCTTCGCCGTGCAGCAGTGAAGTCAGTGAACCCCTTAAGATGGAGCCCCCCAGTGATGGTGGCTTTAAAAGCCAGCAGAACAGCCCCGTTCCTCAGAGAGATGGTTGCAAAGACAGCCCAACTGTAGAACctgtggaaaatgggaaagagcCTGTGAAATCCATTGTAGGTTCTTTAAGTAGCAGCACAGCCATCATCACTGACCACCCTCCCGAACAGCCATTTGTAAATCCATTAAGTGCACTACAGTCTGTCATGAACATCCACCTTGGCAAGGCAGCAAAGCCATCTTTGCCTGCTCTGGATCCAATGagcatgctttttaaaatgagcaACAGTTTGGCAGAAAAGGCTGCAGTGGCCACGCCACCTCTACAGTCCAAAAAATCAGACCACTTAGACCGTTATTTTTATCATGTCAACAATGACCAACCCATAGATTTGACGAAAGGCAAGAGTGACAAAAGCTGCTCTTTGGGTTCAGCGCTTTTGTCATCCACATCGACATCTTCTGCATCTTCTTCATCTACAGTGACAACAGCAAAGACATCTGCAGTCGTGTCATTCATGTCAAACTCGCCGCTACGCGAGAATGCCTTGTCAGATATATCTGATATGCTGAAGAACCTGACAGAAAGTCACACATCAAAATCTTCCACACCTTCCAGCATATCTGAGAAATCTGACATTGATGGTACCACAATAGAGGAACCAGAAGAGAGTACACCAGCTCAGAAAAGGAAGGGACGTCAGTCTAACTGGAACCCTCAGCACTTGCTCATATTGCAGGCCCAGTTTGCAGCCAGCTTACGGCAGACTTCAGAGGGGAAATACATCATGTCAGACTTGAGCCCTCAAGAAAGAATGCACATTTCCAGGTTTACGGGACTCTCAATGACCACAATTAGCCACTGGCTGGCCAATGTGAAATACCAGCTCCGAAGGACGGGGGGAACTAAGTTCCTTAAAAATTTGGACACTGGGCACCCAGTGTTCTTTTGTAATGACTGTGCTTCACAGATCAGAACTCCTTCAACTTATATCAGTCATCTTGAATCGCATCTGGGTTTCAGGTTAAGAGACTTGTCCAAACTGTCCAGTGAACAGATTAACAATCAGATAGCACAAGCAAAGTCACCGTCTGAAAAACTGGTGACGTCCTCTCCAGAGGAAGATATCGGAACTTCTTATCAGTGCAAACTTTGTAACAGGACTTTTGCAAGCAAGCATGCTGTTAAACTTCATCTTAGTAAAACACATGGGAAGTCACCAGAGGATCACCTTCTGTATGTTTCGGAGTTAGAGAAGCAGTAG